From a region of the Salmo trutta chromosome 10, fSalTru1.1, whole genome shotgun sequence genome:
- the LOC115201697 gene encoding inward rectifier potassium channel 16 — protein MNNDYTEISPSDPSVDAYTTPLIAVKAEIGYQHKKRRYVRKDGNCNVLFRHVPEEWLMYVTDIFTTLVEIRWRVMFLIFTLSYILSWLFFGILYWVIALANGDMKDPTNAPCMYEVRDFTAAFLFSLETQTTIGYGFRGMSENCMVAIIVVTVQDVISCFIDTFVIGIAVAEMASTRKLTQTVGFSNCAVINLRNGRLCLSWRIGDFRQHHMVEGMARAQIFRPTMHATGRVDVNYKDLEIKQSDILLAIPTTIFHIIEPGTPLYCMSLEDLRKDDFELVVSFTYTDDSTGILHQTRTSYTPDEIHWGHLFQDMLNVSLKYYKVDYSMFHHTAKVLVPEVSAEEYDQIKLRRSPRHSPRHSPRHSPRNSPRPKRPSINCKPPMVTVELVNGTTEPEVHSAMAATIAAVCEDQGHLCLPRNPILT, from the coding sequence ATGAACAACGACTACACAGAGATTAGTCCCTCCGATCCCTCTGTCGACGCCTACACCACTCCCCTGATCGCCGTGAAGGCCGAGATCGGCTACCAGCACAAGAAGCGTCGCTACGTCCGCAAAGATGGCAACTGCAATGTCCTGTTCCGTCATGTTCCTGAGGAGTGGCTCATGTATGTCACCGACATTTTTACTACGCTGGTGGAGATAAGGTGGAGAGTTATGTTCCTCATCTTCACCCTCTCCTACATCCTCTCCTGGCTCTTCTTCGGCATCCTCTACTGGGTGATCGCCCTGGCTAACGGCGACATGAAGGACCCTACTAATGCCCCTTGTATGTACGAGGTGAGGGACTTCACCGCGGCTTTCCTATTCTCACTGGAGACCCAGACCACAATCGGTTATGGTTTTAGAGGTATGTCAGAGAACTGCATGGTGGCAATCATCGTCGTAACCGTGCAGGATGTCATCAGCTGTTTTATTGATACATTTGTCATCGGTATCGCTGTGGCAGAGATGGCATCGACACGGAAACTGACGCAAACGGTAGGCTTCAGCAACTGCGCTGTCATCAACCTGCGAAATGGGCGTTTGTGCCTGTCATGGAGGATCGGGGACTTCCGCCAGCACCACATGGTGGAGGGGATGGCTCGTGCTCAAATCTTCCGCCCCACCATGCACGCCACTGGGAGGGTGGACGTCAACTACAAGGACCTGGAAATCAAACAGAGTGATATCCTTTTAGCCATACCAACCACCATATTCCACATTATTGAGCCCGGTACTCCACTCTACTGCATGAGCCTGGAGGATCTTCGGAAAGACGACTTTGAGCTGGTGGTGTCCTTCACCTACACGGACGACTCGACGGGCATCCTGCACCAGACTCGCACCTCCTACACACCCGACGAGATTCACTGGGGACATCTGTTCCAAGATATGCTGAATGTAAGCCTGAAATACTACAAGGTAGACTACTCCATGTTCCACCACACTGCTAAGGTCCTGGTTCCAGAGGTCAGCGCAGAAGAGTACGATCAAATTAAGCTTCGGCGTTCCCCGCGTCACTCCCCGCGCCACTCCCCGCGCCACTCCCCACGCAACTCCCCGCGCCCCAAGCGCCCAAGCATTAATTGCAAACCCCCGATGGTGACTGTGGAACTGGTAAATGGCACCACAGAACCTGAGGTACATTCAGCCATGGCTGCTACTATCGCAGCAGTTTGCGAGGACCAAGGACATTTGTGTCTTCCAAGGAACCCCATTCTGACGTAG